TGCTGCTGAACGCGGTTCTTGCCGCGAAAAGATTCATCGACAACCTCGGCAGCATAATGCTTTCCGTCGCCGGCCAGATCGGTGATGGTGATCTGCGCATCGGGAAAACTGGCGCGGATCAGGGCTTCTATTTCATGTGCTTCAATGGCCATCGGGCATCCTTTGCGTCTTACCGAAGATGTAGGGGACAGGCTGCGGCACCGCAAGGGTGCGCATATTTTGAGGTCGATCCGTAATAAATATAATCGGTATTATGTAACTAGAATGTTGGACCGCAAATCCCAAGCCACGCATGAGCTTAACCATGAAATCCGGGTAGTCGACGATTATCCCGCCAGACTTCTTGCCCGCAGGAGCTTTAAAAGAGATGCTCCGTCCCAACGGAACAAGGAGATCACATCATGGCCGTCTCACCTCCGGTTTGCGATTTCGGTGCCGATATGCCGGATTTCGCGCTGCCTGATCCTGATGGCGTTCTGCATGATCTGAAGGATCTGCGCGGCAGGAATGGCACTCTGGTGATGTTCATCTGCAATCACTGTCCCTATGTGCAGGCTGTGATCGACCGCATCGTGCGCGACGCGTCAGAGTTGCAGCGGGATCACGGGATCGGCGTTGTCGCGATCTCGGCCAATGATGTGGCGGATTATCCTCAGGATGCGCCAGAGCATATGAAGGAAGAAGCCCGCAGACACGGATTTACCTTTCCGTATCTGTATGACGAAACACAGGATGTCGCGAAAAGATACGGCGCGGAATGCACACCGGATTTCTTCGGCTATAACGCCGATGGAAAACTTCAATATCGCGGGCGTCTGGACGCATCGGGCCGCAAACCGGGACCCGAGGACGCAAAGCGCGAATTATTCGACGCAATGGTTCAGATCGCGCAAACAAAAAAAGGCCCGCGCGATCAGACAGCCTCGATGGGCTGTTCGATCAAGTGGAAAAGCTGATCAGGCCTCAACGCCGAGGGCGCGTTTGACGTTTTTGGTCCAGCCCAGATAATGCTGGCCATCGGCCTCGATTGCGGGCCGTTTCATCAGCGGCGGCTTGGCGGACAGCATGTCTTCGGGGCTGGCGGCGCGTTCTTCCTCGGACATGCCGCGCCATGTCAGACTGGCCCGGTTCACCAGTTTTTCACCGAACGATTCCAGCATGTCCGACCATTGAGCCTTGCTGGGGGTTTCCTGTTTCACATCGTGAAACTCGATCTGCCAACCCGCCTCTTCAAGCTCTTTCCGGGCTTTCTGGACTGTCGAACAATAGTCGAGTCCGTACATTTTCAATGACTTGGGCATGATTTATCAGATGATCGGGACAATGGGAACGTTGCAGGCGGACACGGCCAGAATGGCAGCAAGGGCAAGAAAGATCTTCATCGCGTTTCTCCTTTTTCGGAACGATTTATCGCCGCCCTGCCCCGGCACGTCCAGTCACGAATGATGGATCGCGGCTTTCAGCCTGCGTAGCCCCAGCCACACAAGCCCCACGACAATCGGAGTGGCAAGCGCCATCAGTACGTTCTTACCGATCCCGGCTGCATCCGCCAGCGGCGCGGCCATATAACCAAGCAATCCGACCGCGTAATAGCTGATGGCAACCACCGAAAGCCCCTCGACCGTGTGCTGAAGACGCAATTGTAACTCGGCGCGGCGATCCATGCTTTCCAGCACAAGCTGGTTCTGGGCGCTGCGATCAACCTCGACCCGGGTGCGGAGCAATTCGCCTGCCCTGCCCGTTCTCTCCAGCATCCGGTTCAGACGCGCTTCGGTCGAGCGCACTGTCCGCATCGCCGGATCATAGCGGCGGGTCATGAATTCTTCCAGCAACTGCCTGTCCTTATAGCGTTCTTCCCGCAGCGCCTTGACGCGATCATCGACGATGGCCTCATAGGCTCGAGTCGCGCCAAAGCGGAACGCGCTTTGGGTCGCCAGCGATTCAAGCTGCGACGCCACGCTTAACAGGCGGTGCAGCGTCGCTTCCGAGCCACCGCTTTCCATTCCGTCCACCATCGCCGTCAGATCCGGTTCAAGCTCATTCAGCCGTGATGACAGGCGACGTGCGCGTTCCAGCCCCAGCATGGACATGGCGCGATAGGTCTCGATCTCGCAGATTCGCTGGATGATCCGGCCGATCCGGCTGGCCCGCGTTCCCGGACGGACGAAGACGGCGAAACGCATCCAGCCATCGGGATCAATGCGGAAATCCGATGCGACGATGGCCGAGCGGTCCAGCACCTCGAAAGCAGCAAGGCTTTCGCGGCTGAACCAGTCGGCCAGGTCGCGATCGATCTGGGCGTCATCTTCCGGCATCATCTCGACCCGGATCATGACCGCGGTGACCCGGCGGCCCGGCGCCGCCACCTGCCAATCGGCTGAAAACACCGCCCCGCAGGCCGGATCGTAGGGCTGCGGCGGCACTCCCTCGGCGATGGCGGTATAGCTGACGAACTCGGTATGGCTTTCCCAGATCACGCGATGTCGGCCCAGAGTGGCCGAATAATGGCTGTCCCCTTCCGAGGGCCGGGGCGCTCCGTGCCGCTGCGCCAGAGCCGAAAGATGCGCGACATCCCGCGCCCTGTCGCGCGACGCCGCATCGCCGGTTTCCTTGAAGGCCAGATACACCGCATGGCACGGCGCCTCGATCCGGGGCGAGGGCCGCGCATGCAGTTCATTCACCATCGTGGTGCGCAGAGGGTGGTCCAGATTCCGATCCATGCGGGGATGTTACCGGGGCAATCCCCCCGCGAAAACAGGAAGCTGACCGCCGCGATCAAGCGGACGTGAAGCGTGGCCGCATTGCACCGCCCGGTCAGCTTATGCAGACTGAGCCAAAAACAGGCATATCCGAGGGAACAGTAATATGCGGCGCAATTTCCTGAAGCTCATGCTGGGTGGGGCCAGTCTGCTGGCGATTGCCGGCTGCGGGGGCGGGCCTGCAAAGTCCAAATTCAAGACCTATAACGGCCCTCCGGTCACGCGGGTCGAGTTGTATAAATCGCAACGCATGATGCGGCTGTTTTCCGGGACCACGGTGCTGAAGCAATATGATTTCGGACTGGGTTTCGCGCCGGTCGGCAACAAGCTGTATGAGGGTGACGGAAAAACGCCGGAAGGTCTGTATTATGTCGACCGGCGCAATCCTAACAGCCGTTATTACCTCTCGGTCGGGATCAACTACCCGAATGAGCAGGACAAAGCGCGTGCGCTTGCCGCCGGGGTTCAGGTCGGCAGCGATATCTTCATCCACGGTCAGGGCCCCGAGGGGCGCGTGGCCACCAAGCGCGACTGGACAGCCGGCTGTATCGCGGTCACGGATGACGAGATCGAGGACATTTATGCCATGGTGAAAGATGGCACGCCGGTGATGATCTATCCCTGATCCGGCGCAATCCCTTTCTCGGCAAAGACCTCAGCCGCGGCGTTCAGCCCGTTTATGGCGGCAGGCATCCCGCCATAGACCGCCATCTGCCAGATCGCCTCGGTGATCTCACGCGGGGATGCTCCGGCGGCGAGCGTGTGGGCGATATTCACCTTCAGTTGTGGCCCGGTCTGCCCGCCAAGCGCGGTCAGCGCCGCGACGGTGCAAAGCTGGCGGGTTTTCAGGTCCAGCCCCTCACGCGCATAGGCATGACCATAGGCCCATTCGATCAGACTGTCGGCCATGCCGGGCAGCATTGCGTCGTATTTCGCGGAAAGCGCGTCTCGCAATCCGGGGTTAAGCCGTTCGGCGATGGTCTGGCCCTGTTGCAGATGTGTGTCGGTCATAATCCCGTTCCATGTCACGATAGGTTTCGATCTTGGCATCGAGAAAATCCAGTGAGTCGGTCAGCATCGCGATCTGCTGCACAACCTGCCGCCGATGCGCTTCGATCATGTCGCGGCGCATCGCCAGTGTCGCATCGCCCTTCCGCCTCAGATCCGCATAACGGACCCGGTCGGCCTGTTTCATGCCGGTTGCGTTCAGACGGCCCAGAAAGGCGATCCATTCCAGCATATCCGCGCCATAATCGCGCCGCCCTGCCCCGTCACGAAGGGGCTGGTCAATCAACCCGATCTTTTCGTAAAAGCGCAGCGTGTCGATGCTGAGCCCGGTGCGTTTCGCGACCTCTCCGATCTTCATCCGAATCTCCTTGCCGACACTGTTTTTAGGTGCTGGAGCATGCTCCAGATCAAGCGAAAAAAAGCCCCGCCTTTCCGGGCGGGGCTTTTCAGGTTGCGATATCGGGCGGGATTATTCGATCAGCGGCAGCAGTGCGTTGATCGAGTCCTTCGCATCGCCATAGAACATCCGCGTATTTTCCTTGAAGAACAGCGGATTTTCGATGCCGGAATAGCCCGTCCCCTGCCCGCGCTTGGACACGAAGACATTCTTGGCCTTCCAGACCTCCAGCACCGGCATACCTGCAATCGGGCTGTTCGGATCGTCCTGCGCCGCCGGGTTCACAATATCGTTCGAGCCGATCACGATGACCACATCCGTATTCGGGAAATCATCGTTGATTTCCTCCATCTCCAGCACAATGTCGTAAGGCACTTTCGCCTCGGCCAGCAGCACATTCATATGGCCCGGCAGACGGCCCGCGACCGGGTGGATCGCGAAGCGAACCTCTTTTCCGGCAGAACGCAGCTTGCGGGTCAGTTCCGATACAGCCTGCTGTGCCTGCGCCACTGCCATGCCGTAACCCGGCACGATAATGACGCTGTCGGCCTCATTCAGGGCCGAGGCCACGCCATCCGCGTCAATCGCCACCTGCTCGCCCTCGATTTCCATCGCCGGGCCGGCATCGCCTCCGAACCCGCCAAGGATCACGTTGACGAAATTCCGGTTCATCGCCTTGCACATGATATAGGACAGGATCGCACCCGACGACCCGACCAGAGCGCCGGTTACGATCAGAAGGTCATTCGACAGCGTAAAGCCGATCGCCGCCGCCGCCCAACCGGAATAGCTGTTCAGCATCGAAACCACGACCGGCATATCCGCGCCGCCGATCCCCATGATCAGATGCCAGCCGATAAAGCAGGCAAGAAGCGCGATCAGGATCAGCCAGAAGAAGGACGGGCCGACATCGCCGATATACAGAAGCCCGAGGATCAGCGACAGGATCGCGGCACCTGCGTTCAGCATATGACCGCCCGGCAATTTCGTGGGCTTTCCGCCGATCTTCCCGGCCAGCTTGCCAAAAGCGACGATGGAGCCGGTAAAGGTCACCGCGCCGATGAAGACGCCCAGAAACACCTCGATCTGAAGCATATTGATCTCGGCCGGGGTCTTGGTGGTCAGCACTTCGGCAAAACCGCGGAACATCTCTGCCAGCGGCCTGATGGCGCCGTCCTCGCCCACGATGGCGGCCCCATCGGCCGAGGCATCCGCCCTGGCCCGCAACACGCGGCCCAGTTCAAGCTGCGCGTTGAAGCCGACAAACACCGCCGCCAGACCGACCAGAGAATGCATCGCCGCAACAAGCTGCGGCATCTCGGTCATCTGCACGCGTTTCGCGATGACCCAGCCGATCCCGCCGCCAATGGCGATCAGGATGACAGAAAGCCACCAATTCCCCGCGCCGGGACCGAACAGCGTTGCCAGCACGGCAAGTGCCATGCCCGCAATGCCGTACCAGATTGCGCGTTTGGCGCTTTCCTGCCCGGACAATCCCCCAAGCGAGAGGATGAACAGAATTGCCGCGACGACATAAGCGGCTGTCGTAAATCCGTATTCCATGCGTCCTCTCCCCTTACGATTTCTGGAACATCGCCAGCATGCGGCGGGTGACGAGGAAGCCACCGAAAATATTTACGCCTGCCATCAGCACGGCAAGCGCACCCAGGATCACCACCAGCCAGTGGCCCGAGCCGATCTGCATCAGTGCACCCAGAATGATGATCGAGGAAATCGCATTCGTGATCGCCATCAGCGGCGTATGCAGCGAATGGGCGACATTCCAGATCACCCGGAAGCCCACGAAACAGGCTAGAACGAAGACGATGAAATGCGACATGAAGCTGGCCGGAGCGACAAGCCCGACCAGAAGCACCACCGCCGCGCCGCCCGCCAGCAGGGTAACCTGACTTTTGGTTTCAGCCTTGAAGGCCGCAACCTCGGCGGCCCGGCGTTCTTCCGGGGTCAGTTCTTTCTTCTTTTCCTTCGGTTTCTGCGCTGCAATGGCGGCCACTTTGGGCTTGGGCGGCGGATAGGTGATGTCATGATCATGAACGACCGTCGCGCCGCGGATCACATCGTCCTCCATGTTCTGCACGACCTGTCCATCTTTTTCCGGGGTCAGATCGGTCATGAAATGGCGGATATTATTGCCGTAAAGCTCCGATGACTGCGTGGCCATGCGCGACGGAAAATCGGTATAGCCGATGATTGTCACGCCATTTTCCGTAACGTGTTTTTCGTCGGGAATGGTCAGCTCGCAATTGCCGCCCTTCTCGGCGGCCAGATCGACGATGACGCTGCCGGTCTTCATCGCCTCGACCATGTCTTTCGTCCACAGCACCGGAGCGTCGCGGCCCGGGATCAGCGCCGTGGTGATGACGATATCCATATCGGGTGCCAGCTCGCGGAATTTCTCAAGCTGCTTTTCCCGGAATTCGGGGCTGGACGGCGCTGCATAGCCGCCTGTTGCCGCACCATCGGTCTGCGTTTCCTCAAAATCCAGATAGACGAATTCGGCGCCCATCGACTCGATCTGTTCGGCCACTTCGGGGCGTACATCGAACGCATAGACCTGAGCGCCAAGGCTGGTCGCGGCACCGATCGCGGCAAGACCCGCGACCCCTGCCCCGACCACCAGAACCTTGGCCGGAGGCACCTTGCCCGCCGCCGTCACCTGCCCGGTGAAGAAGCGCCCGAAATTATTCGCAGCCTCGATCACCGCGCGATAACCGGCAATATTCGCCATCGAGGACAGCGCGTCCATCTTCTGCGCACGGCTGATGCGTGGCACCATATCCATCGCAATGGCGGTGATGCCCTGTTCCTTGGCTAGTTCCAGCAGATCGGGGTTCTGCGCGGGCCAGAAATGCGAAATCAGCGTCTGCCCCTCGCGCATCTGCCGGATCTCGTCTTCCTTGGGCTGGCGGACCTTGGCGACGATATCGACCGTATCGGTCAGCTCTTTCGCCGAGGCCAGAACCTTGACGCCCGCTGACTGGTAATCGGAATCCGAGAAACCGGCCCTCGCCCCAGCACCGGACTCGACAAAGACATCGTATCCGAGTTTTTTCAGATATGCCGTCGATGCAGGCGTGATCGCCACCCTCGCCTCGCCGTCATGGCTTTCCTTCAAGGCGCCTATTTTCATCGCCGTCCCCTTATTCCATGTCGCTTGCACTTATGTAGCATTGCGCAAGAAAGTTTCACAAGCGAGTGAGGTGGCGTTCGATGCGAAAATTTCGGGGGATCGTAGCGTAACGTAAATATGACATGAAAACGCCGCCGCAAATTCATGCGGCGGCGCAATGGTGTTGAACCGAAGGATCAGTTCGTGGTTGCAGGCTCTTCTTCGACGACGATAGCGTCATCGATTGCCTCGGCAGCGTTATTGGTCGCATCGGCGGCCGCATCGGTGACGGCATCAGCCGCTTCCTGTGCTGCGTCCAGAGCTTCCTGAGCTGCATTCTCCGTCGCAGCGGCTGCATCGGAAGCAGCTTCGGCGGCAGCATTTGCAGCATCGCTGGCAGCGTTGGTGGTTGCCTCGGCCGCGTCATTTGCGGTTTCGGCCGCAGCATCCGCAGCGTTGTCGGCAGCAGCGGCGGCCTCATCGGCTGCATTTGCTGCGTCATCAGCAGCTTCGCTGGCCGCATCGGCGGCATCGTCAGCGGCAGCGTCCATATCGGCAGCTGCATCGTCAGCGGCGGCATCGACATCGGCTGCAGCATCATCGGCAGCGGCTTCTGCATCGTCTGCCGCAGCTTCGGCATCCGCCGCTGCGTCGTCGGCAGCCGCTTCAGCGTCCGTCGCCATTTCATCAGCCGCAGCTTCGGTTTCGGCGGCCATGTCATCGGCGGCAGCTTCGGCGTCATCCGCAGCGGCATCGGCCTCGACTGCAGCTTCTTCGGCCTCTGCCTCGGCAGCGGTCGCGTCGGTTGCGGCTTCTTCGGTGGTCGCTTCAACCGCCGGTTCTTCCGTCACCTCAACCTCGTCATTCCCCATGAAGCGGGTCAGAACGAAATAGGCCAAAGCAAGGGCCAGCAGGATGCCGATGATCAGCGGCAAGGGCGAGGAACGTTTCTCGACCGGTTCGACATAGGTTTCCCGCACGGTTGTCTTTTCGGGATCGTTCGGATCGTAGTTGGCCATATTTGGTCTCCTTCAGTTCAATCAGCCGGGTCATAACTCCCTGCGCAGACGGCAATATTCCCTTCCCGGCTTGCGAGGCGGCTATCCTGCGCTTAACTCAGGCGCAAGTCGACAAGTTCCCAAGATCGAAACTTTTTCTTGAAAGGCAAGCAGATGAACGAATCCCGGCCCAGTCAAACTCCGACGGTTCTGAGCGATTACCGGCCCTATCCGTTCCTACTGCACAGGACGCGGCTTGCCTTTGACCTCGATCCGAAAGCGACAAAAATCCGGGCAGAGCTTGAGTTCGAGCGCCGTGATAACGGATCTCTGGTGCTGGATATCGGTCAGGGGGTGGATCTGCGCAGCCTGTCGATTGACGGGGCGCAACCCGACGCCTCGCAATGGCGGCGCGAGGGTGAGACGCTGACCATCGATGCCCCGAACGGTGCATTCACGCTGATAACGGAATGCGTGATCGACCCGTCCGCGAATACCGCCTGCGAGGGGCTTTATCTCTCGAATGGCATGTTCTGCACCCAATGCGAAGCCGAGGGGTTCCGCCATATCACCCCCTATCCCGACCGCCCGGATGTGATGGCCCCGTTCGAGGTCACCATTCGCTCTGACCTGCCGGTGCTTCTGTCGAATGGCAATCCCGTCACCCAGGCGGAAGGACATGCGGTCTGGAACGATCCCTGGCCGAAACCTGCCTATCTCTTTGCGCTTGTGGCAGGCGATCTGAGGGCGGTGTCGGGGGATTTCACCACGCAATCCGGCAAGCAGGTCGACCTGAACATCTGGGTCCGCCCCGGAGATGAGCCACGTGCGGGTTATGCACTGGAAAGCCTCATCCGCTCGATGAAATGGGATGAGGATGTCTATGGTCGCGAATATGATCTGGATGTTTTCAATATCGTTGCCGTGGATGATTTCAACATGGGCGCGATGGAAAACAAGGGTCTGAATATCTTCAATTCGAAGCTGGTTCTGGCCTCTCCCGAAACTGCGACGGATGCGGATTACGAACGCATCGAAGGCGTGATCGGGCATGAGTATTTCCACAACTGGACCGGCAACCGCATCACCTGCCGCGACTGGTTCCAGCTTTGCCTGAAAGAGGGGCTGACCGTATTCCGCGACCAGCAGTTCACCTCGGATATGCGCAGCCCCGCGGTCAAGCGGATCGAGGATGTGCTTGCCCTCCGCTCGCGCCAGTTTCGCGAGGATCAGGGGCCGCTCGCACATCCGGTCCGCCCGGAATCCTATATCGAGATCAATAATTTCTACACTGCGACCGTCTATGAAAAAGGTGCCGAGCTGATCGGCATGCTGAAACGGCTGGTGGGCGATGATGGCTATCGCAAGGCGCTGAACCTGTATTTCGACCGTCATGACGGCGATGCCGCCACGATCGAGGACTGGCTGACCGTGTTCGAGGATGCGACCGGCCGCGATCTGACGCAGTTCAAACGCTGGTATACCGATGCGGGAACGCCGGTTCTGACGATGCAGGAAGACTGGGACGGGACAGGTCGGCTGACGCTGCGCTTCTCTCAGCAGACGCCGCCGACACCGGGCCAGACCGACAAACCGCCCCGCGTGATTCCGATTGCGGTCGGGCTGATCTCTCCGAATGGCGATGAGGTCGTGCCGACAACCGTGCTGGAGATGACGGCGGCAGAACAGGAGTTCACCTTTGACGGGCTTGCCACGCGTCCGGTCGTCTCGGCCCTGCGCGGTTTTTCGGCGCCGGTTGTGCTAAAGCGGAATCTCGATGCGTCGGGTCGCGCCTTCCTGCTGGCACATGACACCGATTCCTTTGCAAGATGGGAAGCCGGACGTCAGCTTGCCCGCGATACGCTTGTCGCGATGGTCGCCGGGGCCGAACCGGACCGCGAATATCTTGGCGCGGTTGGGCAGCTTCTTGCCGATGGCGCTGCCGATCCGGCGTTCCTCGCGCTGTGCCTGCGCCTGCCCCCGGAAGAGGAAATCGCCGTCGCGATTGCCGATGCCGACGACATACCGGACCCGGATGCAATTCACGCCGCGCGTGAGAAACTGGCCACGCAGATCGCAACCACCCACGAGGACACGCTGAGGGCGATCTATCGCGAAAACGCAGTGGCGGGCACATACCGCCCCGACGCCGAATCGGCGGGAAAACGGTCGCTTCGGCTGGCGGCGCTTGATCTTCTGAACCGGGTCGATGGCGGCAAAGCCGCGCAGGATCTGTATCGCAGCGCAGATAATATGACCGAGCGGTCCGCGGCGCTGTCACGGCTGATCGCAGTGGGGCAAGCCGATGAGGCGCTGACATCGTTCTATAAAGATTTCAAAGATGTCAGGCTGGTTGTCGATAAATGGTTCATGTTGCAGCTTGCTTTCGCACGGCCCGAAGATGCGGTCGCCGTCGCCCGCGATCTGGCTGCGCATCCCGATTTCGACTGGAAGAACCCGAACCGGTTCCGGGCGCTGATCGGCGGTCTGACGGAGAATCATGCCGGATTTCATGCGGCAGACGGCTCCGGGTATGATTTCCTGGCCGAATGGCTGTTGCGCATGGATTCCGTGAACCCGCAAATCGCCGCACGCATGTCGAGCGCCTTTGAAAGCTGGACACGTTATGATAATCTCCGTCAGGAACGTGCGAAAGCTGCTCTGGACAGGATTCTTGATGCCCCTGATCTGTCACGAAACCTTTCGGAAATGGTCACACGTCTCCGGGAAGCCGCATAACCCTGCCTTCCGTTGCGATGCCCCCCTTGCGGCTCCGCGCGGGTAACGAGATAATCCGCGCATGGAACGTGCCTTGGCATCCTCGCGTGACGAAATGCAACGTCGCCTCGATCCGCTTATAGAAGAGCGGGCGCCCTGGCTGTTTTCCGGGCGTCTGCATCACCGCATCGCCCGCCGTTTGCTTATGCAGATGCTTGGCTATCCCAGGACGCTGGATCTGGGGGCGGAGTTCTCGGATAAATCCACGGCGGAAATCTTCCAGCGCATGGAAGAGATGATTATCCGCGATCTTGAGGTTGCCGGGCTGGAACATATTCCACGCGACGGACCGGCCCTGATCGTCGCCAATCATCCAACCGGGATTGCCGATGGCATCGTGATGTTCTCGCTTATCAGACGGGTCCGGCCCGATCTGTTCATCTATACAAATCAGGATATTCTCCGCGTCCTGCCACAACTTGACGACATGATCGTTCCGGTCGAATGGCGTATTGAAAAGCGCAGCCACGCCAAGACCCGCGCAACGATGGAGCAAACCCGTGCCTGGCTGGCCGAGGATCGCATCGGTCTGATCTTTCCCTCGGGGCGTCTGGCAAAGCGCAAGAGGCTGACCCTGCATGAGCGTCCGTGGATGGCCTCTGCCGCAATGATCGCGCGAAAGATGGGCGTGCCGGTGATTCCGCTGCGGATACGGGCGCGGAACTCGATCCTGTTTTACCTGTTCGACGCGATCCACCCGACCTTGCGCGACGTGACCCTGTTCCATGAGGTGCTGAACAAGGCCGGGCAGCAATATCAGGTCACAATCGGTGCGCCCGTGGCGGCCAAATCCCTGCCCTCGAAAAGCGATGAGGCAATCGAGATGCTGCGCCGCATCGTTCTGTCGCTGCCCGAACCGGATGACACGATCCCGGTTTCGACCTCACGTCTGGTCAAGCGGCGGATTATCCGGCACATCTGACCGCTGTTTCGGAATAAGAAAGGGGGCGCAGTGGCCCCCTTTTCCATCAGTTGCGGCTGATTATTCTTCCGTTGTCTCAGCGGCGGGGGTGGCTGCTTCCGGGCTGTCCTCAGCGGTGGTTTCCGCCTCTGCCTGCGCACGCATCTCGGTGACGGCGGTCTCAAGCGCGGTATAGCCTGCGGTAAAGCCGGTCAGCGACAGCGGCAGCTCCACGACCTGATCCGGCGTTGCACCATAAGGCAGCAGGCTGACCGTCGCCTGATTGCCGCGCTTCAGCGAGTTCAGCTCTGCCTCGGTCAGACCGACGCGCGAGACGCAGCCGACCGGAGCGCAAAAATTGAACGGATAGGCCTTCGGCTGAGCCGAATCCACGCGCAGCGCCAGACCTGCGGTCAGATCGGTTTCAAGCGGCGAGACAATGGTCGCCCCGGCAACGGCCTCAGCGCCATTCTGCAGCGGAATCAGGGTGATTTCGGCGACGGAGTTGCCCTGCCCGTCACGCATGAGCTGATACAGCTCGCAAGGATCAGCACCCGATTCCGTGCGGATGCAGCGCAGCGACCAGTCCTGATGCGATTCACGTTCGTAATAGGAACCCAGTTGGGGTTCCTCCGGAGCGGCAGGCTCTGCCGCTTCACCCTCAGCCGGAGCTTCAGCCGATTCGCCGGTTGCTGCATCCTCTGACGAATCAGCTTCCTCTGCGGTCGCTTCCGGAGTCTGGTCGGCGGCGCCTTCCGTAGTCCCAGCCTCGGCCCCGGCTTCCGCAGCAGGCTGTGCCTCTGTTGACTGCGCCGCATCCGCCGGTACGTCCGAGGCAGTCTGTGCCATCAGCGGGGTGCAGCCAAGCGCCAGAATTGCCGCCAGCGCCGTTGAGGATCTTCTTGCCGACATATGGTGTCTCCTTCCGTCATCTGCAAAAATGCGATCGACAGAGCGTTATCACCTGTCCCGGCGATTGTCAGGTGCGAACCCTTGCGCCGCAAACACGGTTCCGTCACCTTTCTGATGCAATCAACCGAACAACCCGATCCGCGCATGAATGATCCGCGCCTTGTGCGATTCGGCTGTGAGTCCGGGGGGACATTATAAAAAAGGGCCACGAGACCGTGACCCTTCCTCTCCCTGCCGGACTGGCCGACATTTGTCATTGAGCGGGACGGTAGAGCCGCGCCCCGAAGCCGTCAACTATTCTTTAGTATAAAGAAGCCGCGCCCGTAAAAGGCGCGGCAACTGAGCAGAAGGGAATCGTCCGGGAGGAAGTAGAGCGTTCCACGGACGATCTCTTTCTGGCACAGAAAACTTAAATTAGTATTGTCTTTTCATACGTCAAAGGCGTCAGAAACGGCATCGCTTGAAAGGTGGCCCATGAAGCTCATCGACCCGGATAATGGCACCATCTTCGTTGGGGGTGCGGGACAGAACCGTGAACAGCCCGAATATCTTCTGACAAGATATGCCAACCGCCACGGCCTGATTGCCGGGGCAACCGGAACCGGGAAAACCGTGACGCTTCAGACTTTGGCGGAAGCGCTGTCGCAGATCGGGGTTCCCGTTTTTCTGGCCGATGTGAAGGGCGATCTGGCGGGACTGGCCATGCCCGGCTCGACCGAGGCGAAGCTGCACAGCGCATTTGCCGAGCGTGCCGGAAAAATCGGGCTGGATCTCGATTATCAGCACTATCCGGTCACTTTCTGGGATGTGTTCGGCGAGACCGGCCATCCCGTGCGCACCA
This sequence is a window from Paracoccus aerodenitrificans. Protein-coding genes within it:
- a CDS encoding MerR family transcriptional regulator; this encodes MKIGEVAKRTGLSIDTLRFYEKIGLIDQPLRDGAGRRDYGADMLEWIAFLGRLNATGMKQADRVRYADLRRKGDATLAMRRDMIEAHRRQVVQQIAMLTDSLDFLDAKIETYRDMERDYDRHTSATGPDHRRTA
- a CDS encoding NAD(P)(+) transhydrogenase (Re/Si-specific) subunit beta, whose product is MEYGFTTAAYVVAAILFILSLGGLSGQESAKRAIWYGIAGMALAVLATLFGPGAGNWWLSVILIAIGGGIGWVIAKRVQMTEMPQLVAAMHSLVGLAAVFVGFNAQLELGRVLRARADASADGAAIVGEDGAIRPLAEMFRGFAEVLTTKTPAEINMLQIEVFLGVFIGAVTFTGSIVAFGKLAGKIGGKPTKLPGGHMLNAGAAILSLILGLLYIGDVGPSFFWLILIALLACFIGWHLIMGIGGADMPVVVSMLNSYSGWAAAAIGFTLSNDLLIVTGALVGSSGAILSYIMCKAMNRNFVNVILGGFGGDAGPAMEIEGEQVAIDADGVASALNEADSVIIVPGYGMAVAQAQQAVSELTRKLRSAGKEVRFAIHPVAGRLPGHMNVLLAEAKVPYDIVLEMEEINDDFPNTDVVIVIGSNDIVNPAAQDDPNSPIAGMPVLEVWKAKNVFVSKRGQGTGYSGIENPLFFKENTRMFYGDAKDSINALLPLIE
- a CDS encoding thioredoxin family protein translates to MAVSPPVCDFGADMPDFALPDPDGVLHDLKDLRGRNGTLVMFICNHCPYVQAVIDRIVRDASELQRDHGIGVVAISANDVADYPQDAPEHMKEEARRHGFTFPYLYDETQDVAKRYGAECTPDFFGYNADGKLQYRGRLDASGRKPGPEDAKRELFDAMVQIAQTKKGPRDQTASMGCSIKWKS
- a CDS encoding L,D-transpeptidase family protein, which codes for MRRNFLKLMLGGASLLAIAGCGGGPAKSKFKTYNGPPVTRVELYKSQRMMRLFSGTTVLKQYDFGLGFAPVGNKLYEGDGKTPEGLYYVDRRNPNSRYYLSVGINYPNEQDKARALAAGVQVGSDIFIHGQGPEGRVATKRDWTAGCIAVTDDEIEDIYAMVKDGTPVMIYP
- a CDS encoding DUF3422 family protein, which produces MDRNLDHPLRTTMVNELHARPSPRIEAPCHAVYLAFKETGDAASRDRARDVAHLSALAQRHGAPRPSEGDSHYSATLGRHRVIWESHTEFVSYTAIAEGVPPQPYDPACGAVFSADWQVAAPGRRVTAVMIRVEMMPEDDAQIDRDLADWFSRESLAAFEVLDRSAIVASDFRIDPDGWMRFAVFVRPGTRASRIGRIIQRICEIETYRAMSMLGLERARRLSSRLNELEPDLTAMVDGMESGGSEATLHRLLSVASQLESLATQSAFRFGATRAYEAIVDDRVKALREERYKDRQLLEEFMTRRYDPAMRTVRSTEARLNRMLERTGRAGELLRTRVEVDRSAQNQLVLESMDRRAELQLRLQHTVEGLSVVAISYYAVGLLGYMAAPLADAAGIGKNVLMALATPIVVGLVWLGLRRLKAAIHHS
- a CDS encoding arsenate reductase family protein; translated protein: MPKSLKMYGLDYCSTVQKARKELEEAGWQIEFHDVKQETPSKAQWSDMLESFGEKLVNRASLTWRGMSEEERAASPEDMLSAKPPLMKRPAIEADGQHYLGWTKNVKRALGVEA
- a CDS encoding carboxymuconolactone decarboxylase family protein — encoded protein: MTDTHLQQGQTIAERLNPGLRDALSAKYDAMLPGMADSLIEWAYGHAYAREGLDLKTRQLCTVAALTALGGQTGPQLKVNIAHTLAAGASPREITEAIWQMAVYGGMPAAINGLNAAAEVFAEKGIAPDQG
- a CDS encoding BolA/IbaG family iron-sulfur metabolism protein, producing the protein MAIEAHEIEALIRASFPDAQITITDLAGDGKHYAAEVVDESFRGKNRVQQQRAVYAALNGKMDGPDGQLHALALTTKIPD